The genome window GGAGCCGACAACGGCGACCTTCTTCCCGGTCCGCGACTTCGGTGGAACCGGGACGATCCAGCCCTCGTCGAACGCGCGGTCCACGATCGACCGTTCGATCGTTTTGATGGCGACCGGCGGCTCGTGGATGCCGAGCGTGCAGGAGCCTTCGCACGGCGCCGGGCAGACCCGTCCCGTGAACTCGGGGAAGTTGTTCGTCTTGTGGAGACGGTCGATCGCCTCGCGCCACAGGTTGTGGTAGACGAGGTCGTTCCATTCCGGAATCAGGTTGTGGAGCGGACAGCCCGCCGCCATCCCGGCCATCAGGTCGCCGGTGTGGCAGAACGGGATCCCGCAGTCCATGCAGCGGGCCCCCTGCTTCTTGAGATCGTCGTTCGAGAGCGGCTCGGCGAACTCGTTCCAGTTGAGGATGCGGAGCTCGGGCCCCCGCTCGTCGGCGGTCTTGCGGGCGTATTCCTTGAATCCGGTCGGCTTACCCATGGCGGCAGTTTTCAGTCGTCAGTGTTCTGTGGTCGGTTTCGCTCGGTGGCCTGACACCGCTTCCGCTCCCTGGGAGGGGAGCCGGAAGCCGGTGCCGCTTCATGATCCACGGGAAGATTCGCGTCGGGTCTACCGCGCTGCCGGGGCCTCTTCGCCCGCGGCTTCGGCTTCCGCCGCCGCCTTGAGCTCGGTCAGGGCCCGCTTGTAGTCGCGAGGCATCACCTGGACGAACTGCGGCAGACAGGTGTCCCAGTTTTCGAGGATGTGCTTCGCGACCGTCGAGGCGGTGTAGTTCTGGTGGTTCTCGATGATCTCCTTGAGCTCCATGACGTCGTCGGCGTCCTCCACCGGCTCCAGGTCCACCAGCTCCAGGTTGCAGTTCTCGCGGAAGACGTCCTTGTCCGGCGCCCAGACGTAGGCGACCCCGCCCGACATCCCGGCGGCGAAGTTCCGGCCGGTCGGTCCGAGGATGACCGCCTTGCCGCCGGTCATGTACTCGAGGCCGTGGTCCCCCACCCCTTCGGCGACGGCGGTCGCTCCGGAGTTCCGCACGCAGAACCGCTCGGCGGCCCGGCCGCGGAAATAGGCTTCCCCTTCGGTCGCCCCGTAGAGGGCGACGTTGCCGATCAGGATCTGATCCTCCGGCTTGAAGGTGACGCCGTCCGGCGGGTAGACGATCAGCTTGCCGCCGGAGAGTCCCTTGCCGCAGAAGTCATTGGCGTCGCCGATGACTTCCACCGTGACCCCCTTGGCTCCCCAGGCCAGGACCGACTGGCCGGCCGAGCCGCGGGCGCGGATCCGGATCGTGTCTTCCGGCAGACCCTGCGGTCCCCACTTCTTCGAGACTTCGTGGCTCAAGGTCGTGGCGAATGCCCGGTCGATGTTCTGGATGTTGACGTCGAGGATGATCGGCTCGGCCTTGTCGATCGACTCGCGGCACTGCGGAATCAGGATCGTCTGGTCGAGCGTCTGCTCCAGGCCGTGCTTCTGCTTGATCTGGCAGTAGGTGCCGACGTTGGCGTGCGGCTTCTTCGCCAGGGTCAGGATCGGCGAGAGGTCGAGGTGCTTCGCCTTCCAGTGGCTCGTGGCGGCGTCCCACTCCAGGGCGTCGACGCGGCCGACCATCTCGTCGATCGTGCGGAAGCCGAGCGACGCCATGATCTCGCGGGCCTCTTCGGCCACCATGAACAGGTAGTTGATGACGTGTTCCGGCTGGCCGCTGAACTTGGCCCGGAGTTCCGGGTCCTGAGTCGCGATCCCGACGGGGCACGTGTTGAGATGGCACTTCCGCATCATGATGCACCCCAGCGTGATCAGGGGTGCGGTCGCGAAGCCGAACTCCTCGGCTCCGAGCATGCAGGCGATCACCATGTCGCGGCCCGTCTTGAGCTGGCCGTCCGTCTCCAGCCGGACCCGGCTGCGGAGGTCGTTCATGACGAGGGTCTGGTGGGTCTCGGCGATCCCGAGCTCCCACGGCAGGCCGGCGTGCTTGATGCTCGTCAGCGGCGAGGCTCCCGTTCCGCCGGAGTCGCCGGAGATCAGGATCTTGTCGGCGTGCCCCTTGGCGACGCCGGCCGCGATCGTTCCGACCCCGACTTCGGACACGAGCTTCACGCTGACGCGGGCGCTCGGGTTCGTGTTCTTGAGGTCGAAGATCAGCTGCGACAGGTCTTCGATCGAGTAGATGTCGTGGTGCGGCGGCGGGCTGATGAGGCCCACGCCGGGGGTCGAGTGCCGGGTCGCGGCGATCGTCTTGTCGACCTTGTGACCGGGGAGCTCTCCCCCTTCGCCAGGCTTCGCCCCCTGCGAGATCTTGATCTGAATCTCGTCGGCGTTCGTGAGATACCACGACGTCACCCCGAACCGTCCGCTGGCGACCTGCTTAATGGCGGACCGCTTGGAGTAGACGTTCTTGTGGGTGTCGCCGTTGAGCTGGTACTTCTCGACGAGCTTGGCGATCGACTCGTGCCGTTCCTGCGGCAGCTCGAGCGGGACGAAGCGTTCGTAGTCCTCGCCCCCTTCGCCGGTGTTGCTCCGGCCCTGGAGGACGTTGAGGGCGATCGCCATCGTCTCGTGGGCTTCCTTGGAGATCGAGCCGTAGCTCATCGCCCCGGTGCAGAACCGCTTGACGATCTCGCGGGCCGGTTCGACCTCCTCGATCGGGACCGCCTTGCCGGGCTTGAACTTGAGCAGGCCGCGGAGCGTTCCCTCCTTGTGGGTCTGCTCGTTGACGAGCTTGGCGAACCGCGTGTAGGCGGTCTTGTCGCCGCTGCGGGCGGCGGCCTGGAGCTCGGCGATGGTGAACGGGTTCCACATGTGCTTCTCGCCGCCGTGCCGCCAGTGGACGTTGCCGTAGTTCGGCAGCACGGGGAGCCGCTCCGTCTCGGTCCGGCTCGGATAGCCGACTTCGTGGCGGAGGATGGTCTCTTCGGCGATGACCTCGAAGCCGATCCCCTTGATCCGGCTGGCGGTCCCGCGGAAGGCCATGTTGATGACGTCGGCCGAGATCCCGACCGCTTCGAAGATCTGGGCTCCCTTGTAGCTGGCGAGCGTGGAGATCCCCATCTTCCCCATCACCTTGAGCATCCCCTTGCGGATCGCTTCGCGGTAGGTGGCGACGATCTTCTGCTCGGTGAAGTTCTCCTTGAGCTCGCCGTGGTCCTTGGCGTCGCGGATCGCTTCAAACGCGAGGTACGGGTTGATGGCGTCCGCCCCGAAGCCCGCCAGGAGGCAGAACTGGTGGACGTCGCGGGCATCGGCGGTCTCGACGACGAGGCCGATCCTGGTCCGGAGTTCCTTCCGGACGAGGTGCTGGTGCACCGCTCCGGCGGCGAGGAGGGCGGGGATCCCGACCCGGTCCGGTCCACTGGCGCGGTCGCTGAGAACAACGATCTCATAGTCGTCGGCAATCGCCTGCTCGGCGGCGGCGCAGACCGCCTCGAGGGCCGGACGCATTCCGGCGGGGCCGGCGCTCTTCGGCCACGTGATGTCGATCGTCTTCGTCGTCCAGCCGCGGTAGCCCTGCAGCGACTTGATCGCCGAGGTCTCCTCGTCGGTCAGGATCGGGTGCGGGACGCGGAGGCGGTGGCTCTGCTCGGGGGTCGTCTCGAGGAGGTTCCCTTCGGGGCCGATGTAGCACTCCAGCGACATGATGACTTCCTCGCGGATCGAGTCGATCGCGGGGTTCGTCACCTGGGCGAAGAGCTGCTTGAAGTAGTCGTACAGCATCCGCGGCTGGTCGCTGAGGCAGGCGAGCGCCGTGTCGTCCCCCATCGAATTGATGGGGTCCTTCTTGGAGTTCAGCATCGGGATAAGCATGAACTGCAGCGTCTCGGTGCTGTAGCCGAACGCCTGCATCTGCTGGAGGAGCTCCTCGCCGCGGATGTGCGGCACGGCGGGGCCGGCCGGGAGCTCGCTGAGCTCGAGCCGCTGCGTCTTGAGCCAGTCCCCGTACGGCCGGCGCTGGCAGACGTCCTTCTTGAGCTCCTCGTCGCCGATGATCCGGCCCTGCTGGAAGTCCACGAGGAACATCTTGCCGGGCTGGAGGCGGCCCTTCAGCTTGACCGTCGCGGGGTCGATGTCGAGCACGCCGACTTCGCTCGCCATGATGACGCGGTCATCGTGCGTGACATAGTAGCGGCTCGGCCGCAGGCCGTTCCGGTCGAGGACCGCGCCGATGAAATGGCCGTCCGTGAACGAGATCGAGGCGGGGCCGTCCCACGGCTCGATCAGGGCGGAGTGATACTCATAGAAAGCCCGCTTGTACTCGGGCATGTCGTGGTGTTCCTGCCACGCTTCCGGGACCATCATCATGACCGCTTCGGGGAGCGAGCGGCCCGACTGGTAGATCATTTCCAGGGCGTTGTCGAAGTTCCCGGAGTCGGAGCAGTGGGGCTCGCAGACCGGGAAGAGGGCCTTGATGTCGTCGCCGAAGTGCGGCGACTGCATCATCCCCTGGCGGGCGTAGGTCCAGTTGGCGTTCCCCTTGACGGTGTTGATTTCGCCGTTGTGGGCGATCAGCCGCTGCGGGTGGGCCCGGTCCCAGCTCGGGAAGGTGTTCGTCGAGAACCGGCTGTGGACCATCGCCAGATGGCTGACGTACTCCGGATCGCGGAGGTCCGGGTAGTACTTGATGACCTGTTCCGGCGTCAGCATCCCCTTGTAGACGAGGACCTTGGACGAGAGCGTGCAGACGTAGAAGGCGAGCGCGGACTTGGCGCTCCCTTCGCGGATGGCGTGGCTCGCCCGCTTGCGGATCACGAACAGCTGCCGCTCGAAGGTCTCCTGATCGATACCGGCGGCCGCTCCGACGATCAGCATCTCCATCGCCGGCTCGGCGGCCCGGGCCGACGGACCGATGTCGGCCCCGTCCGGATCCTGCGGCACCGTCCGCCAGCCGATGAGCGTCTGGCCCTGAGCGGCGATGATGTCCCCCACCGTCTTCTTGAACTGGTTCCGCTCGGAGTCGTTCTTCGGCAGGAACACCAGCCCCGCGCCGTACTGGCCGGCGGGAGGGAGATCCCTGTTGAGGTCGCGGCGGACGACCTTGCGGAGGAAGGCGTCCGGCAGGGCGGTCAGGATCCCGGCGCCGTCGCCGGTGTTCTCTTCGCAGCCGCACGCACCGCGGTGCGTCATGTGCCGCAGGATCCGCTCCGCGTCTTCGATGATCTGCCGCGACGCCGCCCCCTTGATATGGGCGACAAAGCCGACGCCGCAGGAGTCGTGCTCCTGCTCGTTGGAGTACAGCCCGAATTGCTTCGGGAGGCCATCGGCGGTCAGTTCGATTTCGTGACGATTCATGATGAGACTCGATCGACAGGCTCCGGCGAAGGTCCGCCGGACATTGAGCTGAAAGAGAGGTTCCGGACCGCGCCATCGCGGTTCAGACTCTCGCGTCATTCGAAAAGTTCAGTGAGGGGGAACGAAAAACCGGGAAGTTGCTCGGGAAACGTCAGGAGGTCTCCTCCGCGAAGGACCACGGAGGGTTTCCGGTCGTAGTACAGGTGGACCGCCTCGTCCTCGAAGTCGACGACACAGACGACCTCGACTCCGGCGGAGAGGTACTCGCCCCCTTTGCGCAGGACATCCGCCCAGCGATCCGTCGGGGAGAGAATTTCGATCACGATCTCGGGGGCGACTTCCAGGTACTCGTCGGCCGGGAGGGGCCCCTTGGGGACCTTGGCATAACTGATGTAAGCCAGGTCCGGTCCGCGGACCGTGTCCGGGTCGCGGCTGGTGACGAAGCCGGCGTCGTTGGCGACGACGTGCCCCAGTCCCTGCGTTTCCGCGAACGTCCCCAGCCGTCGGTCGATCCGGCTGCAGAGCTGGCCGTGTCGAGGACGAGGGATGTTCATTTCGAGGATCTCTCCGCGCACGAGCTCCGTGCGACGGCCGTCTTCCGGCAGTCGGGCGTACTCTTCGGCAGTCAGGAGTTGTGCAACGGTAGGCACGACGCGTCTCACACTGGCGTCCGCATCCTCGAATCACGCATTCCGTCGAGAGAGCTTTGCGGTGAGCTCCGTCGACCCCCGGAGCGTCTGTTCCGCTCCGCTTCAGTGGACCGATTTGGCCTTTGCGGCGACCGATTCCCCGGCGCCGACGTTCTCTTTCAACAGGGCCACAAACTTTTCCGCCGCTGCCGGGAGGTGCTTGTGTCGTTTCTGCACGATCCCGAGAGGGCGTTTCAGATCGGCATCCTGCAGCCGGACGGCATGCAGCGAGCCGATCTCCAGTTCGCGGCGGATCGTCGGCAGCGGCAGCAGCGCCACCCCCGCTCCGATCTCGACCGCTCGCTTGATGTTCTCCACGTTGTCGAACTGGTGGGTCACCTTGACCGGGACGTTCTTCCGCTTCAGGAGGCGATCGACTTCCTTCCGGATCTTGAGGTCCGTCGTGAAGGCCACGAACTCCTGTCCGCGGATCACGTCGAGCGTCGCCTTGTCATGGACCGCCAGGGCCGTCCCGGGCTTGACCACCAGGACCATCTCCTGGTCGACCCAGGGGATGACGGTGATGTCGTCCCCGCCGGTGGGGTACGACACGATCCCCAGGTCCGCTTCATCCCGGCGGACCCGGGCGTACACCTCGTCCGGGTGGACGTAATCGAGCCGGACATCCACGTCCGGAAACGCCTCCTCAAACCGCCGCACGTACTCCGCCATCTGCAGGAGGCCGACGGAGTAGATCGACGCAACTCGAACTCGCCCAACGACTTTATCTCCGAGTCGGCGGACGGCGTCTTCGATCGATCGATAGGTGTCGAGGAGGTCCCGGCACTTCTCGAAATACAACTGGCCCGCCGGCGTCAGTTCCGGCGGGCGAACGGTGCGATCGAACAGCGAAACTCCAAGGTGCTCTTCGAGTTGCTGAATAATCTGGGTGGCGGCGGGCTGGGAAATTTTCCGCATCTCCGCCGCTTTGGAAAAACTGCGGCAGGCAACGATGTCGCAAAAGAGCTCAACGTTGCGGAGGTGCATGATTGGTTAATTTGATGGGAAGACCGACGCTCGATAAGCGGCAGTCTACGAGGGTCCCCCGTCATCGTCAAGGAATTGCCAATCTGGCCAACAGGTTTGCCGGAAAACCCGGCACGTGGGGTTCATTCGGAGAGGGTGAGCGGCACGGTCGTCCCGACTGCGCTCATCGCCCGAATCCGATTCTCATGGCGGACGAGCTGGCCGCAGGCGGCCTCGATATCCCCTCCCAGGGAATACCGCGTGGTGGTCTTGTACCCGGCGGACTTGAGGACGTTGGCAAACGCCTCCCGCGTTTCCGGCGGGCTGCCGACCAGTTCCGGGGCTTCGTCGATCGGGTTGTAGGGAATCAGGTTCACGTGAACCTGAAGACCGCGGAGCCACTCCGCCAGCTCCCGCGCGTCCTCGAGGGAGTCGTTGACGCCGCCGAGGAGCAGGTATTCGATCATGACCGTCGCGCCGAACCGATCGTTCAGTCCGCGGATCGTCTCCCGCAGTTCCGGCAGGGGATAGCGCCGCCCGACCGGGATCAGCCGCTCGCGGACTTCGGTCCGGACGCTGTGCAGGCTCAGGGCGAGGTTTACCTTCGGAAACCGTTCGGCCAGCCGCCGCATCCCGTCGGCGATGCCGACCGTGGAGACGATGATCTTCGACGGCGGATGGTGGAAGAAGTCGGCCGAGGTCAGCCGCTCGATCGCTGTGACGAGTTCCATCTCGTTGTGCAGCGGCTCTCCCATCCCCATGAAGACGAGGTTGCGGATCGTCGCGCCCTCCCCTTCCCCGGCGACGATCTGACTCGCCTGGAGGAACTGGTCGAGGATCTCGGCGGCTGACAGGTTTCGCGCGATTCCCATCTTTCCGGTGGCGCAGAACGAGCACGCCGCCGCGCAGCCGATCTGGCTCGAGACGCAAAGGGTCGTCCGTCCCGTCCCGATCCGGAGGATCACCGACTCGATCAGCATCCCGGTCGATGTCTGGAACAGCAGTTTGGTCGCGCCGTCGATCGCGGAATCGACGCGGCGGAAGAGCGTCAGCGGATGGACCCGGAGCCGGTCCCCGCCGGGGAACTCATGGAGGACTTCTGAAGTGGGACGGAATTTCTTGAAGAGCCCCTTGCGGAACGCCTTCACCTCCATCGGGTCAAGCCGCAGCGCGCGGCGGAGCCGCTCCACCCCTTCCACATCGTAAACACACGTCGACTCCGGCATCCCGGCATTCTAACCCTCGTGCAACCCGACATGTAGCAGCGGCGGCGAAGTGGGCCGGGCCGGCCGCTTGACTCCGCGAGGTTCGCCCGCCAAGGTCGGCGGCCTGTCCACAGGAGCCTCGCATGAACTTCGCTCGTTCTGCCTCCGTTCTCTTTGGCCGCCTCACCGGCCTGGTGCTCGTCCTGGCCCTCTCGTTGGTCGCAACGGCCGCGGACCGCCGGCCCAATATAGTCTTCGTGCTGACCGATGATCAGCGGTCGGACTGCCTGGGATGTGCCGGCCATCCGCATCTGAAGACTCCTTCGATCGACCGTATCGCGAACGAAGGAGTCCGGTTCGCGAACGCCTTCTGCACGACATCCCTCTGCAGCCCCAGCCGGGCCAGTATCCTGAGCGGGCTCTATGCCCACTCTCACGGCGTCACGAACAACTTCACGGAGTACCCCACCCGGCTCGAGAGTTTTCCGAAGCGGCTGCAGGACGAGGGGTACGCCACCGCCTACATCGGCAAGTGGCACATGGGAGAGGAGAACGACGGGAAGCGGCCCGGCTTCGACTTCTTCGCGACCCATCGGGGCCAGGGCAAATACTTCGACACCGAGTTCAACGTCGATGGAAAACGCGAGGTCCTGAAGGGCTACTACACGAGCCGCGTGACCGATCTGGCGCTCGAATGGCTGGAGAAGCAGAGCCGTGAAAAGCCGTTCCTGCTGATGCTGGGGCACAAGGCCCCGCACAGCTTCTACTTCCCGGAGGCGAAGTACGAGCACGTCTTCGACGACATCCGGTTCCCCTACCCCGCGAGCGCCTTCCACCTGGCGGACAAGCCCGACTGGATCACGACCCGCCTCAACACGTGGCACGGGATCTACGGTCCGCTCTTCGACTATCGGAAGAAGTTCCCGGACTCGTCCCCGGAGGCGGTCGTCCATTTCGAGCAGATGACCCGTTCCTATCTGGGGACGATCCTCTCGGTCGATGACAGCGTGGGGCGGCTCGACGGCTGGCTGCGGAAGAAAGGCCTCCTGGACAACACGATCTTCGTCTACATGGCGGACAACGGCCTGCTGAGCGGCGAGCACGGAATGGTCGACAAGCGGACGATGCACGAGCCGAGCATCCGGATTCCGCTCATCGTGCGGGCTCCCGGCCGGCTCCCGAGGGGGAGGGTCGAAACCGCTCAGGTCCTGACGCTCGACGTCGCCCCCAGCCTGCTGGAGCTGTGCGGAGCAAAGCCGCTGGACAAGATCCACGGCCGGTCGTGGGTGAGGCTGGCCAACGAGGGAGACCAGGCGTGGCGCCGCGCCTGGTACTACGAATACAACTACGAGAAGCAGTTTCCCTACACGCCGAACGTCCGGGGGATCCGGACCGACCGCTGGAAGTACATCCACTACCCGCATGGCGACGGTACGCCGGACCGCCACAAGGCGGAGCTCTACGACCTGGCTGCCGATCCGGGCGAAGACAAGAACCTCATTGACGACCCGGCGTCCAGCGACGTTCGGGAGCAGTTGTCGAAGGACCTCGCCCGCCTCATCCGGGAGGCGGGGGCCGATCCGGACACGATGCCGGTCGACGCCGGGATCAAGGCGGAGCTTCCCGATCTCAAGATCCGGTAGCGGCGGTCTCTTGAACGCCTGTGACGAGGACCGTCCTTACGGCGGCGGGGCTGCCGCCGGCGGGTTGGCCGGGGCTCCGGGAGGTGAGCCGGGCGCACCAGGAGGCGAGCCAGGGGCGCCGGGAGGCGAAGCCGGAGCGCCGGGGGGCGAACCGGGAACGCCAGGCGCCGGACCGGTGGGGATTGTCGGAGGGGCGCCCACCGGCACAGTCGGCACCCCGTCTGCCGAGATCGGGGGCGTCGGGAACG of Planctomyces sp. SH-PL14 contains these proteins:
- a CDS encoding sulfatase, which codes for MNFARSASVLFGRLTGLVLVLALSLVATAADRRPNIVFVLTDDQRSDCLGCAGHPHLKTPSIDRIANEGVRFANAFCTTSLCSPSRASILSGLYAHSHGVTNNFTEYPTRLESFPKRLQDEGYATAYIGKWHMGEENDGKRPGFDFFATHRGQGKYFDTEFNVDGKREVLKGYYTSRVTDLALEWLEKQSREKPFLLMLGHKAPHSFYFPEAKYEHVFDDIRFPYPASAFHLADKPDWITTRLNTWHGIYGPLFDYRKKFPDSSPEAVVHFEQMTRSYLGTILSVDDSVGRLDGWLRKKGLLDNTIFVYMADNGLLSGEHGMVDKRTMHEPSIRIPLIVRAPGRLPRGRVETAQVLTLDVAPSLLELCGAKPLDKIHGRSWVRLANEGDQAWRRAWYYEYNYEKQFPYTPNVRGIRTDRWKYIHYPHGDGTPDRHKAELYDLAADPGEDKNLIDDPASSDVREQLSKDLARLIREAGADPDTMPVDAGIKAELPDLKIR
- the rlmN gene encoding 23S rRNA (adenine(2503)-C(2))-methyltransferase RlmN, encoding MPESTCVYDVEGVERLRRALRLDPMEVKAFRKGLFKKFRPTSEVLHEFPGGDRLRVHPLTLFRRVDSAIDGATKLLFQTSTGMLIESVILRIGTGRTTLCVSSQIGCAAACSFCATGKMGIARNLSAAEILDQFLQASQIVAGEGEGATIRNLVFMGMGEPLHNEMELVTAIERLTSADFFHHPPSKIIVSTVGIADGMRRLAERFPKVNLALSLHSVRTEVRERLIPVGRRYPLPELRETIRGLNDRFGATVMIEYLLLGGVNDSLEDARELAEWLRGLQVHVNLIPYNPIDEAPELVGSPPETREAFANVLKSAGYKTTTRYSLGGDIEAACGQLVRHENRIRAMSAVGTTVPLTLSE
- a CDS encoding Uma2 family endonuclease produces the protein MPTVAQLLTAEEYARLPEDGRRTELVRGEILEMNIPRPRHGQLCSRIDRRLGTFAETQGLGHVVANDAGFVTSRDPDTVRGPDLAYISYAKVPKGPLPADEYLEVAPEIVIEILSPTDRWADVLRKGGEYLSAGVEVVCVVDFEDEAVHLYYDRKPSVVLRGGDLLTFPEQLPGFSFPLTELFE
- a CDS encoding LysR family transcriptional regulator, giving the protein MHLRNVELFCDIVACRSFSKAAEMRKISQPAATQIIQQLEEHLGVSLFDRTVRPPELTPAGQLYFEKCRDLLDTYRSIEDAVRRLGDKVVGRVRVASIYSVGLLQMAEYVRRFEEAFPDVDVRLDYVHPDEVYARVRRDEADLGIVSYPTGGDDITVIPWVDQEMVLVVKPGTALAVHDKATLDVIRGQEFVAFTTDLKIRKEVDRLLKRKNVPVKVTHQFDNVENIKRAVEIGAGVALLPLPTIRRELEIGSLHAVRLQDADLKRPLGIVQKRHKHLPAAAEKFVALLKENVGAGESVAAKAKSVH
- a CDS encoding glutamate synthase-related protein, which produces MNRHEIELTADGLPKQFGLYSNEQEHDSCGVGFVAHIKGAASRQIIEDAERILRHMTHRGACGCEENTGDGAGILTALPDAFLRKVVRRDLNRDLPPAGQYGAGLVFLPKNDSERNQFKKTVGDIIAAQGQTLIGWRTVPQDPDGADIGPSARAAEPAMEMLIVGAAAGIDQETFERQLFVIRKRASHAIREGSAKSALAFYVCTLSSKVLVYKGMLTPEQVIKYYPDLRDPEYVSHLAMVHSRFSTNTFPSWDRAHPQRLIAHNGEINTVKGNANWTYARQGMMQSPHFGDDIKALFPVCEPHCSDSGNFDNALEMIYQSGRSLPEAVMMMVPEAWQEHHDMPEYKRAFYEYHSALIEPWDGPASISFTDGHFIGAVLDRNGLRPSRYYVTHDDRVIMASEVGVLDIDPATVKLKGRLQPGKMFLVDFQQGRIIGDEELKKDVCQRRPYGDWLKTQRLELSELPAGPAVPHIRGEELLQQMQAFGYSTETLQFMLIPMLNSKKDPINSMGDDTALACLSDQPRMLYDYFKQLFAQVTNPAIDSIREEVIMSLECYIGPEGNLLETTPEQSHRLRVPHPILTDEETSAIKSLQGYRGWTTKTIDITWPKSAGPAGMRPALEAVCAAAEQAIADDYEIVVLSDRASGPDRVGIPALLAAGAVHQHLVRKELRTRIGLVVETADARDVHQFCLLAGFGADAINPYLAFEAIRDAKDHGELKENFTEQKIVATYREAIRKGMLKVMGKMGISTLASYKGAQIFEAVGISADVINMAFRGTASRIKGIGFEVIAEETILRHEVGYPSRTETERLPVLPNYGNVHWRHGGEKHMWNPFTIAELQAAARSGDKTAYTRFAKLVNEQTHKEGTLRGLLKFKPGKAVPIEEVEPAREIVKRFCTGAMSYGSISKEAHETMAIALNVLQGRSNTGEGGEDYERFVPLELPQERHESIAKLVEKYQLNGDTHKNVYSKRSAIKQVASGRFGVTSWYLTNADEIQIKISQGAKPGEGGELPGHKVDKTIAATRHSTPGVGLISPPPHHDIYSIEDLSQLIFDLKNTNPSARVSVKLVSEVGVGTIAAGVAKGHADKILISGDSGGTGASPLTSIKHAGLPWELGIAETHQTLVMNDLRSRVRLETDGQLKTGRDMVIACMLGAEEFGFATAPLITLGCIMMRKCHLNTCPVGIATQDPELRAKFSGQPEHVINYLFMVAEEAREIMASLGFRTIDEMVGRVDALEWDAATSHWKAKHLDLSPILTLAKKPHANVGTYCQIKQKHGLEQTLDQTILIPQCRESIDKAEPIILDVNIQNIDRAFATTLSHEVSKKWGPQGLPEDTIRIRARGSAGQSVLAWGAKGVTVEVIGDANDFCGKGLSGGKLIVYPPDGVTFKPEDQILIGNVALYGATEGEAYFRGRAAERFCVRNSGATAVAEGVGDHGLEYMTGGKAVILGPTGRNFAAGMSGGVAYVWAPDKDVFRENCNLELVDLEPVEDADDVMELKEIIENHQNYTASTVAKHILENWDTCLPQFVQVMPRDYKRALTELKAAAEAEAAGEEAPAAR